In one Agathobacter rectalis ATCC 33656 genomic region, the following are encoded:
- a CDS encoding protease complex subunit PrcB family protein, with the protein MSEKLRKILVMAAGVLVISAATVISGCRANISGTESDRMVEYTVICGDEIPEEFKKQINENKAKAMKLTYKDDEYLYIAEGFGTKETGGYSITVNQFYVKDKAMYFDTRLIAPDKGEKVSNQASYPYIVIKTELSEMPVVFE; encoded by the coding sequence ATGTCAGAAAAATTGAGAAAAATTCTGGTGATGGCTGCAGGTGTGCTTGTGATATCGGCAGCGACAGTGATATCGGGCTGCCGCGCAAATATTTCAGGCACGGAGAGTGACAGGATGGTTGAGTACACGGTGATCTGCGGGGATGAAATCCCGGAGGAGTTTAAAAAGCAGATAAATGAAAACAAGGCAAAGGCGATGAAGCTGACGTACAAGGATGATGAATATTTATACATAGCGGAAGGCTTTGGCACAAAGGAGACAGGTGGCTACAGTATTACGGTTAACCAGTTTTATGTTAAGGATAAGGCAATGTATTTTGATACGCGTCTGATAGCCCCGGATAAGGGCGAGAAGGTCAGCAATCAGGCGAGTTATCCGTATATAGTAATAAAGACGGAATTGAGTGAAATGCCTGTTGTGTTTGAGTGA
- a CDS encoding Veg family protein, whose protein sequence is MEQTEIRKVRASIHQQCGNRVKIQQDLGRNKVDIQEGVIQQAYPSVFTVLIDDEFEQNPPQLLSFTYTDVITKDIRMQLC, encoded by the coding sequence ATGGAACAGACAGAAATTAGAAAAGTCAGAGCATCGATTCACCAGCAGTGTGGCAACAGGGTAAAAATCCAGCAGGATCTTGGCCGCAACAAGGTTGACATCCAGGAGGGTGTTATTCAGCAGGCATACCCAAGTGTGTTTACGGTTCTGATAGATGATGAGTTTGAGCAGAATCCGCCACAGCTCTTATCTTTCACCTACACTGATGTGATTACAAAAGATATAAGGATGCAGCTTTGCTAG